GATCAAATTCTCTGCATTTAAAGATGTGCCATCTACCCACTTACTTTCAGGAGTTCCCTCTTTTTGAAGCAAATAAGCCTTTCTTCCATCAGGATAAGAGACTTTGTAGAAATCACCTTCTACCCCATCCCACTTCAGCATATCACCGCTAACAATGTCGGATACCGTCTGAGAATTTGCATCGGGTTTCTCATAAGTAAATCCATAATGCGAAGTTACAACGATCTTATCAGCCTTACTCCAGGCATTGAATTCCGCTTTATTCATAGGATAAATGCTTGAAGAATTGACCCATGATATATAATTATCAGGTGTCTGCACTCTGAACCATTCATCTTCCTGAAGAATCCTCACCGGAGTGCCTAGTAATGCCTGAGTCATCATTTCACTTGCAAAACTTACCTTCCTACGGATATTAGCTACAGATAAATTGACCACACCGTATATATTACCTTTAAGCGAGCTATCGGGAAGCAAGCGGAAGTTATCTACTATTTTATATTTTTTCTCACGCAAGGAAGAAATCAGTTCGGCTTTAGCTTCGGGAACAGTGGTTATGCCATTCAAGGTGATGGTCTTTCTCTTCTTTTTTATCTCCAACTCAAACACAGCGACTTTTTTATCGGGAGCATACCTTTGTTCCACACTCTCAGCCATCTTCTTAATCTTTTTAGGAAGAGCTTTTGCAGAAACAAAATTGCATAATAGAACTCCACTGAATAATACGAGAAACAGAAGGATACGTTTTTTCATTTTGATAAGTCTTTATGATTATCTTGTATACACAAAGGTATCATTTCTTTCATCAACAGATACATTTTATTAGATTTTTTAAGAATTCATTTCTCATTCATGCAGAAACACTGAATTTCATAATCAGTATGATTCTAATTTTCCTCTTTGAATATCTATTTTATTGAGCAATGGTTGAAATTTATTGCCCAATGAACTGCTATTTATAGGAGTTTGGTTTTAAATTATTGGCCAATAAATAACCATTGAATAAAGAGTAAAACAACTATACACATTCTTCACTCCAATTATCATCTCCATTCAGCTCTGATTTAATAAATATCCGCATAAACAAAAGCTAATCAGATAGTTATCCAGCAATTTTATTTCAAACAATTTTATTCTCAAAAAACAGATTTATAAAGGTTGTTTTTGAGGGGGTAACAGGGTGTCTCCTTCTGAAACGCCGTGATAGCCGCGGTGCTAAATTTTAGCACGGGACATATAAAAGAAGTTTTATTCAGAGTTTGTCACCACCATTTCAAAAATACGTACAACAGACAAATCTGTTTTAAAGGCATAGATATTAAAAAGCAGGCAGAAATGGCTGTTCTTCCAATTATTTTCACTAATTTTGCATAAAGAAAAGCAGTCGACCGGTTTGTCGCGCGCACAATTTGTGCGGGAGGAAAGTCCGGGCAACGCAGAGCGTCCTACTTCCTAACAGAAAGCTATTCGTGAGGGTAGAGTAACGTAGAAGAAAATAACCGCCTCTCTTCGGAGGGGTAAGGGTGAGAAGGTGGGGTAAGAGCCTACCGGTTTCGTGGCGACACGAAAGCCGTACGTCTTAGGAGTTGTAAGGTCATGTAAACCGGCGTTATGAGGGTTGCTCGCCCCATGTCGGAGGGTAGACCGCTAGAGTTTAATGGTGACATTAAGCCCAGATAAATGACAGACACTTTGTATGCTTGCATATAAAGAACAGAACTCGGCTTATAGGTTGACTGCTTTTTTTCTTTTTTTATCCACTTCTGGTAACAACAATAAAAGCTATGAATAAGAGAATAAAAATGCTTTTAAAATTTATTACTGACGACATCTGGCGGGTTTCAGAAGCGGAAGTAACTCATACCAAATTTTCCTTTTATAATATTATAAAGACATTTGCTTTAGCTATCCGACGTTTTAATACAGACCGCATAACGGATAAAGCTTCTGCATTAACCTACAGCACTCTTCTATCTATTGTACCTCTTCTGGCTATTTTATTTGCCATAGCTCGTGGTTTTGGTTTTGACCAAATGATGGAAGGACAAATAAAAAGCGGATTGGAAAGTCAGGAAGTTGCAACAAACGCCATCCTTGGCTTTGTGCAATCTTATTTGAAACAGACTAAAAGCGGAGTATTTGTAGGAGTTGGTCTGGTGCTTTTACTCTGGACAGTGGTTAACCTTACAGAAAAAATAGAACTTACTTTTAATAATATCTGGCAAGTAAAAAAGGCCCGCACAATCTATAGAAAAATAACAGATTACTTTTCTATGTTTCTGCTTTTACCCATTCTGATTGTTGTTTCAGGCGGACTCACAATCTTTATGAGCACAATGATTAAGAGCATGGAAGGATTTGTTGTGCTGGCACCAATCTTGAAACTTCTGGTAAGAATGATTCCTTATGTACTTACCTGGTTTATGTTTACGGCACTTTATATTTTTATTCCAAATACGCATGTTAAGTTTAAGCATGCTCTTATTTCTGGAATCATTGTCGGAACGGCTTATCAGGCTTTCCAGTTTCTATATATCAGCGGACAGGTTTCGGTAACAAAATACAATGCAATCTATGGTAGCTTCGCTGCTATCCCACTCTTTCTGTTATGGCTTCAAATATCATGGACCATCTGCCTGTTCGGAGCCGAACTTACTTATGCTTCACAAAATATAAAGAATTTCAGTTTTGAAAAAGACACTAAGAATATCAGCCGGCGTTACAGAGATTTTCTTTCTATTCTTATAATGTCTGTTATCTGCAAACGGTTTGCTAACGGTGAAACGCCATATACGGCTGAAGAAATATCCCTGGAACACAAAATTCCAATCAGGCTTACCAACCATGTCCTTGATTTGTTACAGGACATAAATCTGATTCATGAAGTTGTGACAGATGCTAAGAGTGACAACATATTGTATCTGCCATCAATGGATATTAATAAAATTAGTGCTGCATATCTTTTAGGTCGCATTGATACCAATGGTTCTGAAGACTTCAAAGTAGATAAAGAGGAAGCATTCAAAAACCACTGGCAAACATTAATTGAATCACGCGACTTATTAAAAAGTAAAGACAGTGGGATTTTACTAAAAGATCTGTAATAATCCTGTTTTAATATATTCTGGAACGAGGAGTACGCTCTGAAAATGTGAGATTCAGGAAGAAAGAGAGGCTTTGATTTTTCTCCAGTTTGGTATTTGCTCCGCATTGAGAATTATATTTAATGCCGATAGAAAGAAGGTTTCCTGTCATAACCGGGATACCAACTCCAGTGCTTATATAATAGTTCAAAGGTTTCTGATCTTTAATTACCACATAGGAATTAGAGATTCCTGCTCCCAACATATAATGCCAGGGATTTTTATATAGATCACCCGAAAGCAAATCAGCACCAATCTTCAACTCATGTTGATCTTTAAATGCCACAGATATATTAGATGATTTCAGTACCGACCATTGAGAAAGCTTATAATCAGCAGTTAATGTTAACTTCTTACTGTTTAACGCAACACCACCTCCAAAGTACTGAGGAAGGTATTGAGATTTAGGATTCAAATATTCCGTGATAGTTTCACTATTTGAAGAGTTAATAATAGTCTTTGTATTAGTAAGGCTCAACTGTTGTTTTATACCATATACGCCTCCTAATGTCATGTTCCATTTTTTGTTCAGTGCAGTATTGT
This genomic interval from uncultured Bacteroides sp. contains the following:
- a CDS encoding C40 family peptidase, which produces MKKRILLFLVLFSGVLLCNFVSAKALPKKIKKMAESVEQRYAPDKKVAVFELEIKKKRKTITLNGITTVPEAKAELISSLREKKYKIVDNFRLLPDSSLKGNIYGVVNLSVANIRRKVSFASEMMTQALLGTPVRILQEDEWFRVQTPDNYISWVNSSSIYPMNKAEFNAWSKADKIVVTSHYGFTYEKPDANSQTVSDIVSGDMLKWDGVEGDFYKVSYPDGRKAYLLQKEGTPESKWVDGTSLNAENLIRTGKTLMGVPYLWGGMSAKGLDCSGFVRTVMFLNGVILPRDASQIAGVGEKIDISNGFDNLKPGDLLFFGRKATPELSERIIHVAIYMGHQKFIHSQGFVHISSFNPEDKEYDQYNLNRLVGAGRIIGNVGNAGISTVKTNPFYQPQL
- a CDS encoding YihY/virulence factor BrkB family protein, producing MNKRIKMLLKFITDDIWRVSEAEVTHTKFSFYNIIKTFALAIRRFNTDRITDKASALTYSTLLSIVPLLAILFAIARGFGFDQMMEGQIKSGLESQEVATNAILGFVQSYLKQTKSGVFVGVGLVLLLWTVVNLTEKIELTFNNIWQVKKARTIYRKITDYFSMFLLLPILIVVSGGLTIFMSTMIKSMEGFVVLAPILKLLVRMIPYVLTWFMFTALYIFIPNTHVKFKHALISGIIVGTAYQAFQFLYISGQVSVTKYNAIYGSFAAIPLFLLWLQISWTICLFGAELTYASQNIKNFSFEKDTKNISRRYRDFLSILIMSVICKRFANGETPYTAEEISLEHKIPIRLTNHVLDLLQDINLIHEVVTDAKSDNILYLPSMDINKISAAYLLGRIDTNGSEDFKVDKEEAFKNHWQTLIESRDLLKSKDSGILLKDL